From Salvia splendens isolate huo1 chromosome 3, SspV2, whole genome shotgun sequence, a single genomic window includes:
- the LOC121795699 gene encoding uncharacterized protein LOC121795699 produces MAAPFFSTPFQPFVYQSPQDAVTPFQILGGEAQIVQVMLKPQEKVIAKPGSLCYMSGSIQMENVYMPENEAGVWQWVLGKSVSSIVLQNTGSTDGFVGIAAPTLARILPIDLALFGGEMLCQPDAFLCSINDVKVNNTVDQRARNVITSAEGFLRQKISGQGLAFIVGGGSVVQKNLEVGEVLAVDVASIVAVSASVNLQIKYNGPMRRVLFGGDNLVTAIITGPGIVFIQSMPFHRLSQRIARAVTSPNMRDNPKFFFQIAIFFFLAYVVVVSSLILTDI; encoded by the exons ATGGCCGCCCCCTTCTTTTCTACGCCTTTCCAACCTTTTGTTTACCAG AGCCCACAAGATGCTGTAACACCTTTTCAGATACTGGGTGGGGAAGCTCAAATAGTTCAG GTAATGTTGAAGCCACAAGAAAAGGTCATTGCGAAGCCTG GTTCCTTGTGTTACATGTCTGGGTCAATACAAATGGAAAATGTCTATATGCCTGAAAATGAAGCAGGTGTGTGGCAATGGGTTCTTGGAAAAAGTGTTTCTAGCATAGTACTCCAGAATACTGGTTCGACTGATGGATTCGTAGGAATTGCTGCACCTACTCTTGCAAGAATTCTCCCG ATTGATTTAGCTTTGTTTGGTGGCGAAATGTTGTGTCAG CCAGATGCCTTCCTTTGCTCAATAAATGATGTAAAAGTAAATAACACAGTTGATCAGAGGGCACGCAATGTTATTACTAGTGCTGAG GGATTTTTGAGGCAGAAAATATCTGGTCAAGGACTAGCATTTATAGTTGGTGGTGGCTCTG TTGTACAGAAAAATCTCGAGGTGGGTGAAGTTCTAGCAGTTGATGTCGCTAGCATTGTTGCAGTGTCAGCATCAGTAAATCTACAAATCAAATATAATGGTCCTATGAGAAGGGTGCTCTTTGGG GGTGACAATTTGGTCACTGCTATTATAACCGGGCCTGGTATTGTCTTCATCCAGAGCATGCCCTTTCATCGGCTTTCCCAGCGCATTGCTAG GGCTGTCACATCTCCAAATATGAGGGACAATCCCAAATTTTTCTTCCAGATAGCAATCTTTTTCTTTCTAGCGTATGTTGTTGTTGTGTCATCACTAATCTTGACAGACATATGA
- the LOC121796878 gene encoding probable disease resistance protein At1g58390 gives MLTQTYAHEVEPHFVGMEEDIKILVSKMKDEKRQRIVKICEMGGLGKTTLARKVYNHTNLQSYSRAWVCITQQFQPKAVFSDMLKQLDSNVKIDNFEVRNLVTRIYNFLAKRKCLIVIDDDIWEDDHWESIGQAFPVNCNVIFTTC, from the coding sequence ATGTTGACACAGACGTATGCTCATGAGGTTGAGCCTCATTTTGTGGGCATGGAGGAAGATATCAAGATTTTGGTATCAAAGATGAAGGATGAGAAAAGACAACGAATAGTGAAGATATGTGAGATGGGTGGTCTCGGAAAAACTACTCTTGCCAGAAAGGTGTACAACCACACAAACCTTCAATCTTATTCTCGAGCATGGGTTTGCATTACCCAACAGTTTCAACCTAAGGCCGTTTTCAGCGATATGTTGAAACAACTTGATAGCAACGTAAAGATTGATAACTTTGAAGTTCGCAATTTGGTGACaagaatttataattttttggcGAAGAGGAAATGTCTTATAGTGATAGATGATGATATATGGGAAGATGATCACTGGGAAAGCATAGGACAAGCTTTCCCAGTGAATTGCAATGTGATTTTCACCACTTGTTAG